TTGTATCGCGTGAATCCTGACATCTTTTGTCAGGATCAGGTCAGTTCGGCGACAATGGCCGTTTCCCCATCAAAACAGAAGGGGGTATGCCCCGGCCGAATGGTCGCCTGGACGGCGGCGCCAACCGGGAACTGAATGCGGTGCGACTGCCAGCTTGATACCACACTGCCATCGGGCAGAGCCACCCGATAGAGGTAGGCAATGCCCTGGAACTGCCGCGCCAGGACACGGCCGTTGCCGGCTGCATCTGCTTCCAGTTTCACATCATCGGGGCGCACCATCACCGCCAGCGGCTTGCCGGCAGGCAGATCGTGGGCCAGGGGTGTGAACCCCAGCGCCGTCTGTACGCCGGTGGCGACGGCCGTGCCAGGGATGAAATCGCTGTGTCCCATGAATTCGGCCACAAAACGGGTGCGCGGCTGATGGAAGATCACTTCGGCCGGTCCAATCTGTTCCAGCCGCCCGCCGTTCATCACCGCCACCTGGTCGCCGACAAACAGCGCCTCTTCCTGATCATGGGTGACAAATACGGCCGTTGTGCCGCTGGCCCGCAATAAGTCACGCACTTCCTGGCGCACGGCCGTTCTCAGGGCGGCGTCCAGGTTGGAAAAGGGTTCGTCTAGCAGCAAGACGGCCGGTTTGGGGGCCAGCGCCCGCGCCAAGGCCACCCGCTGCTGCTGCCCGCCGGACAATTCATGGGGCATTCGCCCGCCCAACCCGGCCAGCCCAACAAAATCTAGCATCTCACTGGCGCGGGCGGCGCGCTCTTTGCCGCGTGGCAGACCAAAGGCCACGTTATCGGCGACGCTGAGGTGCGGGAAGATGGCGTAATCCTGAAAGACCATGCCGGCGCGTCGTTTTTCCGGCGGGAGATGGAAACGGCCGTTGGCGACTTCCTGCCCATCAATCACAATCAGACCACCGTCCAACTGCTCGAACCCGGCCATCAACCGCAGTGTCGTTGTTTTGCCGCAGCCGCTTGGCCCCAGCAAAGCCAAAATCTGCCCCGCCGGGACGCTAAACGACACGTCGTTGACAACGACTT
This DNA window, taken from Candidatus Leptovillus gracilis, encodes the following:
- a CDS encoding ABC transporter ATP-binding protein, whose protein sequence is MSPTVICRNLSKAFGDQVVVNDVSFSVPAGQILALLGPSGCGKTTTLRLMAGFEQLDGGLIVIDGQEVANGRFHLPPEKRRAGMVFQDYAIFPHLSVADNVAFGLPRGKERAARASEMLDFVGLAGLGGRMPHELSGGQQQRVALARALAPKPAVLLLDEPFSNLDAALRTAVRQEVRDLLRASGTTAVFVTHDQEEALFVGDQVAVMNGGRLEQIGPAEVIFHQPRTRFVAEFMGHSDFIPGTAVATGVQTALGFTPLAHDLPAGKPLAVMVRPDDVKLEADAAGNGRVLARQFQGIAYLYRVALPDGSVVSSWQSHRIQFPVGAAVQATIRPGHTPFCFDGETAIVAELT